In the genome of Streptomyces sp. SAI-127, the window CCTACGGCCAGCAGCGGCTGTGGTTCATGAGCCGCCTGGACGGCGGCCACACCACCTACACCGTCCCCGCGGCCCTGCGCCTGACCGGCCCCCTGGACAGGCAGGCGCTCGCGGAGGCGCTCGCCGACGTCGTCGCCCGCCACGAGCCGCTGCGCACCCTCCAGCCCGACGTCCAGGGCACCCCGTACCAGCGGATCCTGGCCCCGGCGGAGGCCAGGCCACGCCTGGACGTCGTCCGCACCACCGAGGCCGAACTTCCCGGGCTGCTCAAGAGCGCCGCCGGCCGCCGCTTCGACCTCTCCGCGGAACCGCCCCTGCGGGTGACCCTGTACGACCTCGGCGACGACACCCACGTCCTCCTCCTGCTCGCCCACCACAGCGCGGTCGACGGCTGGTCCATGCGGCCGCTGGCCCGCGATCTGGAGAGCGCCTACACGGCCCGCCGCGAAGGGCGGGCGCCCGAGTGGCCGCCCCTGCCCGTCCAGTACGCCGACTTCGCGCACTGGCAGCGCGAGTCGCTCGGGGACGAGAACGACCCCGGCAGCATGATGGCCGATCAGATCGACTTCTGGCGTTCGGCGTTGGCCGGCATCCCCGAGGAACTCCCGCTGCCCGCCGACCACCCGAGGCCCGCCGAACCCAGCGGCCGGGGCGATCGCACGGCCGTCGCCCTGGACCCGGCCCTCCACGCCGGCCTCGCCGACCTGGCCGCCGCACAGCGGGTGACCCTCTTCATGGTGCTCCAGGCCGGACTCGCAGCCGTCCTGACCCGGCTCGGCTGCGGCACCGACGTGCCCATCGGCACCCCCGTCGCCGGCCGGAGCGACGAGCGGCTCGACGACCTCGTCGGGTTCTTCGTCAACAGCCTCACCCTGCGCACCGACACCTCGGGCAACCCCACCTTCCGCGAACTCCTCGCCCGCGTCCGGGACTTCGACCTCGCCGCCTACGCCCATCAGGACGTGCCGTTCGACCTCCTGGTGGACGCCGTCAGCCCCGAGCGGAGCCTCGCCCGCCATCCCCTCTTCCAGGTCATGCTGGCCTACACCGGCCATGGTGCGGACCTCGTCCCCACCCTGCCCGGCCTGAGCGTCGCCCGTGAACCGGTGGTGACGGGAGCGGCCCGTTTCGACCTCTCCCTGTACCTCACCGAGCACCGCAACGACGACGGCACCCCGGCGGGCATCGACGGCGTCGCCGAGTTCAGCACGGATCTCTTCGAGCCGGAGACCGCCCGCCGACTGGCCCACAGACTGATCCACTTCCTCGACGCCGTCGCCACCGACCCGGACCGGCGCATCGGCGACGTCGACCTCCTCGACGAGGACGAGCACGCCCGCCTCGACGCCTGGAACGCGAACCGGGGATCGGTACAGCCCGAGTCCCTGGCCGAGATGTTCACACGGCAGGTGCGGCAACGGCCCGACGCGCCCGCACTCAACGACCTGTCGTACGCCGAACTCGACGCCAAGGCGGGGAAGTTGGCCGGCGATCTCGCCGGGCGCGGCATCGGCCCCGGCGACCTCGTGGCCGTACGACTGCCCCGGTCCGTGGACCGAATCGTCGCCCTGCTCGCGGTCGCCCTGTCCGGCGCCGCGTTCCTCCCGGTCGACCCGGCACTCCCCGCCGACCGCATCGACGCCCTGCTGGCCGACGCCCGACCGGCACACGTCCTGACCGACCTCACGACGGACGGCACCCCCGGCGAACCGCCCACCGGCCACCACCCCTACCACGCCGCCTACGTCATCCACACCTCCGGCTCGACCGGCACGCCCAAGGGCGTGGTCGTCGAGAACCGAGGGCTCGCCGCCCTCGCGCGAACACAGATCGAGCGCTTCGGACTCGGTCCCGACAGCAGGGTCCTGCAGTTCTCGGCGCCCGGCTTCGACGCGTCCGTGATGGAGCTGCTGATGGCCTTCGCGGCGGGCGGGACCCTGGTGGTCCCGGACGTGCAGGGGCCGCTGCTGGGCGAGGAACTCGAACAGGAGCTGACCCGGAGGCGGATCACCCACGCCCTGATCCCGCCGACCGCCCTCGCCACGCTGCCGCCGAGTGAGCTGCCCGACCTGGAGACCCTCGTCGTCGGCGCCGAGGCATGCTCCGGCGAACTGGTGGCCCGCTGGGCGCCCGGCCGCCGTATGGCCAACGCCTACGGGCCCACCGAGTCCACGGTCTGCGCCACCATCGCCGTCCCGCTCACCGGCGACCAGGCCCCGCCCATCGGGCGCCCCGTCACCGGCACCCGCGCCCTCGTCCTGGACGCCTGGCTGCGCCCGGTGCCGCCCGGCACGGCCGGCGAGCTCCACCTCGCGGGAACCGGCGTGGCCCGCGGCTACCTCGGCCGCCCCGGCCTGACCGCCGCGCGCTTCGTCGCCGACCCGTACGGCGGCCCCGGCGACCGCATGTACCGCACCGGCGACCTGGCCCGCTGGTCGCCCGACAGACAGCTGGAGTATCTCGGCCGCGCCGACGAGCAGGTCAAGCTGCGCGGCTTCCGGATCGAACCCGGCGAGGTCGAGGCCGCGTTGGCCCGCGACCCCGCGGTCGCACAGGCAGCCGTCGTGATGCGCGAGGACGAGCCGGGGGAGCGGCGCCTGATCGCCTACGTCACCACCCGCCCCGGACACCCGCCCGCCGACCCGGCCGCACTGCGCCGGGACGCCGACCGGCTGCTCCCGGAGTACATGGTCCCCTCGGCCGTCGTCGTCCTGGACGCCCTCCCGCTCACCCCCAACGGCAAGCTCGACCGCAGGGCCCTGCCCGCTCCCGAGACGCCGACGGCACTCGAAGCGGCCCGTGAGCCGAGGTCGCCCGCCGAGCGGGTGCTCGCCGAGCTCTTCCGCGACCTGCTGAAGCTTCCCGGGCTCACCCTCGACGAGGGCTTCTTCGCGCTCGGCGGCGACAGCATCTCCTCGATCCGGCTGGTGAGCCGGGCCGCCGAGGCCGGGGTGGTGATCAGCCCGCGCGATGTGTACGAGCACCAGACGGTGGCCGCCCTCGCGGCGGCGGCACGCGGTCCCGTGGGCGCCTCGAACGTCGGCGACGCCGACGAGGGCGTCGGGCCGGTGCCGTTCACGCCCGTGATGCACTGGCTGGTCGAGCGCGGCGGTCCGATCGGCCGGCTCAGCCAGTCGGTGCTGCTGACGGTGCCCGCGGACGCCGACGCGCCCCGGCTGACCCGCAGCCTCCAGGCGCTCGTGGACCACCACGACATGCTCCGGTCCCGGCTCACCGGGGAGCGTTCGATGGAGGTCGGCAAGGTGGGCTCGGTCGCCGTCGTCATGGACCAACGGGATGTCAGCGGTGAGGACGATCTCCATGCGGTCGTGGCCGAGGAGTTCGACCGTGCGCTCGGCACGCTCGACCCGTCGACCGGCGCGATGCTGCGGGCCGTATGGCTCGACGCGGGCCGGGACCGCCCCGGACGGCTGCTGCTGGTCGTCCACCACCTGGCCGTGGACGGTGTGTCCTGGCGGATCCTCGTGCCCGACCTGGAGGCGGCCTGGGAGGCGGTCGCACAGGGGCGCGAGCCTCACCTGCCGCCCGTCGGCACGTCGTTCCGTGCCTGGTCGTCCATGCTGCGTGAGCAGGCGTGCACACGAGGCGCGGAGGCCAAGCTGTGGCGGCGGCTGAACGACGCCCCGTGCGCCCCCTTCGGCGCCAGACCGCTCGACCCCGCGAAGGACACCGCGGCCACCTCCAGGTCACTGCGCCTGACCCTGGAAGCCGGCGTGACCGGCCCGCTGCTCGGCAGCGTGCCCGCCGCGTTCCGCGCCGGACCGCAGGACGTGCTGCTCGCCGGGCTCACCCTGGCGGTCGCCGCACGCCAGGACGTCCCGCACGTCCTCGTCGACGTCGAGGGACACGGCCGTGAGGAGATCGCACCCGGCCTCGAACTCTCGCGCACGGTCGGCTGGTTCACCTCCCTCTACCCGGTCCATGTCGACCTGGCGGGCCTCGACCTGCGGGACGCGCTGGCCGCAGGTCCCGCCGCCGACGGTGTGGTGCGCCGAGTCGCCGACCGGACCGGTGAACTGCCCGACCACGGTGTCGGGTTCGGCCTCCTGCGGTACCTGAACCCCGACACCGCGGGCGAGTTGGCCCAGCAGACCGCACCCCCGATCGGCTTCAACTACCTCGGCCGGTTCGCCACGGCCCCGGCCACCGACAGCCCGTGGTCGTTCGCCCCGGAGTCCCCGGCACTCGGCAGCGGCACCGACCCCGGCCTCGCCGCCGCCCACGCCCTCGAGCTCAACGCGGTCGTCCACGACACCCCGGCGGGCCCCCGGCTCGTCGCCGACTGGTCCTGGCCCGACGGGGTGCTCACCGAGTCCGAAGTACGGGAGCTGGCCGGGGCCTGGTTCGCCGCCCTCACCGCGCTGACCGACCGTGCCGCCCGTATGGCACCGCAGGCCCCGGGCGCCCTGCTGTCGGCAGAGCTCGACGCGGACGAACTCGACGAACTCGCCGCCGGCCTCGAGGGCTGACGCGCACGGAAGGAGACGATGCGATGACCCAGCCCGCGCTGGCCGACGTCCTGCCCCTGACCCCCCTCCAGGAGGGCCTCCTCTTCCACGCCGTGTACGAGCACGAGCGGGACGCCGCCGACGTGTACCTCGTGCAGCTGGTCTTCGACCTCGAAGGCCCGGTCGACCCCGGACGGCTGCGGGCCGCCTGGCAGGCCCTGCTGGACCGCCACCCCAACCTCCGCGCCGCCTTCCGGCGCCGCAAGGGGGGCGCGCCCGTGCAGGTCGTCCCGCACCGCGCGACCCTGCCGTGGACCGAGACCGACGTCGACTCCGAGGTCGGTTGGTCCCGGCTCCTCGACGCGGACCGCGACCGCGGTTTCGACCCGGCCACCCCACCCCTGATCCGCTGCACCCTGGCCCGCCGGCCGGACGGACGGCACCGGCTCCTCGTCACCCACCACCACATCCTGCTCGACGGCTGGTCGGTCTCCGTCCTGGTGCGCGAACTCCTCGCGCTCTACAAGTCGGACGCCGAACTCCCGCCCGCCCCCGCCTACCGCACCTTCCTGGAATGGCTCGGCCGCCAGGACCGCACCGCCGCGGAGACCGCCTGGCGGACGGCCCTGGAGGAAGTGACCGAACCGACCCGGCTGGCGCCGCCCGACCCCGGCCCCGGCCCACTGGCACAGGCCCGCGCCGAACTGCCGGAAATCACCGCGGCCGCCCTCACCGCCCTCGCCCGCAGGCTCGGCGTCACCGCCAACACCCTGGTGCAGACCGCCTGGTCGATCCTGCTCAGCCGGATGACCGGCCGGAACGACGTGGTGTTCGGCGCCACCGTCTCCGGACGCCCCGCCACCCTGCCCGGCGTCGAGTCGATGGTCGGGCTCTTCGTGAACACCGTGCCGGTTCGCGTACGGCTCCGGCCCGACCGCTCGCTGATCGAGCTGCTGGGGGACGTCCAGGACGGCTACGTCAGCCTCCTCGACCACCACCACCTCGGCCTCGCCGACATCCAGCGCACCACCGGCCTGCCCGAACTCTTCGACACCCTCGTCGTGTTCGAGAACTACCCGATGGACGACACGGCTCCCTCCGACAGCCTGCACATCACCGGCACGAGCGGCCGTGACGCCACGCACTATCCCGTGACCCTCGTCGCCTTCCCCGGACCACGCCTGCGCTTCCGCCTCGCCCACCGGTGCGACCTCTTCGAGGACGGCTGGGCCGACGCCCAACTCGCCCACCTCGTCCGCATCCTGGAGACCTTCGCCACCCACCCGGACCTCCCGCTCGGGCGCCTCGGCCTCCTCGATCCCAGCAGCGATCCCCGCCCCGACCCGGCCGCCGAACCGGCTCCCGCGCCCCGCACCCTCACCGACCTCTGGACGGCCCAGGCGACGGCCACACCCGACGCGGAGGCCGTACGAGCGGGCGGCACGAGTCTGTCGTACGGCGAACTCGACGCGCGGGCGGAGCGGTTGGCCCACCGGCTCACCGCGCTCGGCGCCGGTCCGGAACGGGTTGTCGGTATCGCCCTGCCCCGCACCCCCGACCTGGTCGTGGCCGTCCTGGGCGTACTGAAGTCGGGGGCCGCCTATCTGCCGCTCGACCCCGCGTACCCCAAGGACCGGCTCGCGTACATCGTCGAGGAAGCCCGGCCGGTGGCGGTACTGGCCACGGCCGACACAGCAGAAGTGCTTCCGGCGGGAACCCAACTTGTTCCGCCTGATAACGATATGACGGAATATCAGGAGTATCCGCCACAGCGTCCGCTTCCCGGCAACCTCGCCTACATCACCTACACCTCCGGCTCGACCGGGCGCCCCAAGGGAGTCCTCACCACCCACCGCAACGCCGTCGAGTTCGTGGAGTGGACCCACCGCGCCTTCGGCCGCGAGGCTCTGCGGAAGGTCCTCTTCTCCACCTCGCTCAACTTCGACGTCTCGGTGTTCGAGATCTTCGCCCCGCTGCTGTGCGGCGGACGCGTCGAACTCGTCGACGACCTGCTGTCCCTCACCGCCTCCGGCACCGACGCCGGGCTGATCAGCGGCGTACCGTCGGTCATGGCGGGCGTGATCGCCGAACGTCCCGACGCCGCACCGCACACCGTCACCCTGGGCGGTGAGCCCATCCCCGCACAGCTCCGCGAAGACCTCCGGGCCGCCTTCCCCGCAGCGCGGCTGGTCAACTTCTACGGGCCCACCGAGACGACGATCTACGCCACGGCCTGGCGCTCCGACGAGGACACCGTGGAAGGCTCACCGCCGCTCGGTGACCCGCTCGCCCGCAACCGCGTCCACCTTCTGGACCAGGCCCTGCGGCCGGTCCCCGACGGGATCGTCGGCGAGATCCATCTCGGTGGCGGCGGCCCCGCCCGCGGCTACCTCGGCCGCCCGGCACTCACCGCCGAGCGGTTCGTCGCCGACCCCTTCGGAGCGCCGGGGGAGCGGATGTACCGGACCGGGGACCTCGCGGTCCGAGGCCGTGACGGACGGCTGCGGTTCGTCGGACGCGCCGACCACCAGGTGAAGATCCGCGGCTTCCGCGTCGAACTAGGCGAGATCGAGGCCGTGCTCACCGCACACCCCGCGGTGACCCAGGCCGCGGTGGCGGTTCGTCAGGACGGTCGCGATGACCAGCAGTTGGTGGCCTACGTCGTGGGGGACACTGTGGGTGATGCCGCCCCCGATCGTCTGCGCGAGCACCTGGCCGGCACGCTCCCCGCGCACATGGTCCCGGCCACCGTCGTGCCGCTCATCGCTCTCCCGCGCACCGCCAGCGGCAAGACCGACCGCACGGCCCTGCCGGACCCGTCCGCACCTGCCGAGACCACCAGCGTCCCGCGCACCCCGCACGAGGAACGGCTGCGCGCGATCGTCGCCGACGTCCTCGGACTGGAGCCCTCCCGCGTCGGCATCCACGACAGCTTCTTCGACCTCGGCGGCCACTCCCTGCTGACCCCCCGCCTCACCGCCCGCATCCGCACCGACCTCGGCGCCGAACTGCCCCTGCGCGCGGTGTTCGACACCCCCACGGTCGCCGGACTGACCCAGCGACTGCGGGGTGGCACGTCGGGCGCGGCGCCCCTGGAGGCCGTACTGCCCCTGCGCACCAGGGGCGACAAGGAACCCCTCTTCTGTCTGCCCCCCGCCTCCGGTCTCGCCTGGGGCTTCGCCGGACTCGCCCGCCACCTCGACCCCGAACGCCCGCTGTACGGCCTCCAGTCGCGGGGACTGATCCCCGGCCGCCCGCGTACGGACACCCTTCGGGCCACGGTCGCCGACCATCTCGCCCGCATCCGCGAGATCCAGCCCGAGGGCCCCTACCACCTGCTCGGCTACTCCATGGGCGGCCTGGTGGCGTACGACGTCGCCGCCACCCTCCAGAAGGAAGGCCACGAAGTCGCCCTCCTGGCGATGCTCGACGCCTTCCCCGGGATCTGGATCGACCGGGGCGCCCGCGCGACGGACCGGCCCGCGCTGCTGCGCAGCCTGCTCGGCATCCTGGGCCGCCCCCGACCCGACGACACGGAGCCCCTCACCGACACCCGCTTCGCCGAACTCGTGCGCCGCGTCCCCGACATGACCGCGAGCCTCGACGACGCCGAACTCGCCGCCCTGGTCGAGGTCACCGCCGGAAACCGACGGCTGATGGAGGAGTTCGCCCCCACGTCGTACCGCGGTGACCTGCTGTTCTTCACGGCCGCACAGGATCCGGACACACACCCGGAGCGCCACCGTGCCTGGCAGCCGTACGTCGACGGACGCGTCGACAACCACGACATCCCGTGCGTCCACGGGGAGATGACCCGGCCGGGCCCGCTGGAGCGGATCGGCCCCGTACTGAACACCGCAACCCACGGAAGGAACCCCGCATGAGCGCCAACCCGTTCGACGACGACACCCTCGAGCACTTCGTGCTGGTCAACGACGAGGGCCAGCACTCCCTGTGGCCCGCCTTCGCGGAGGTGCCGGCCGGCTGGACGGTCGTCCACGGCCGGGCGCCCCGCCAGGAGTGCCTGGAGTACGTCGAACAGCACTGGACCGATATGCGGCCCAAGAGCCTGATCCGGGCCATGGGCGAATAGAGCAGGGGGAGCCGAACGATGACCACGCGGCGGACGATCGGTCCGGAAGACCTCGACACGCTGAACCTGGCGGATCCGCGGCTGCACGCCGAGGACGAACTGTCCGCCGTGTGGCGCCACTTGAGAGACCATGAGCCGGTCCACTGGAACCCGGCCACCGAAACGGCTCCCGGCTTCTGGGTGGTGACCCGGCACACCGACGTGACCTCGGTGTACCGCGACAACACCACCTTCACCTCCGAGGGCGGCAACGTCCTGGAAACCCTGCTCGCGGGCGGCGACTCGGCGGCCGGCCGCATGCTCGCGATCACCGACGGGGACCGGCACCGGGAACTGCGCCGCGTCCTGATGTCCGCGTTCACCCCGAGCGCCCTCCAGCCGGTCGTGGCGAGCGTGCGCCGCACGGTCGACCGGCTGCTGCGCGAGGCCATCGACAAGGGGAACTGCGACTTCGCCGACGACGTGGCCGCCGGCATCCCCCTCGGGGCGATCTGCGACCTGCTCGGCGTGCCCGAGGGCGACCGCGCCCATGTCCTGAGCCTGACCTCCTCGGCCCTCGGCTCCCACGACGCCGACGGCACCGCCGCCGACGCCTGGATCGCCAAGAGCGAGATCCTGCTCTATTTCGCGAACCTCGCCCGCGACCGCCGTGACAGCGGCCACGCGGACGTCATCGCGCTGCTCGCCGGAAGCAAGGTGAACGGGTTTCCGCTGGACGACGACGAGATCATGCTCAACTGCTACAGCCTGATCCTCGGCGGTGACGAGACGGCCCGGCTGTCCATGGTCGGCGCCGCTCTGGCCCTGGTGGAGCACCCCGACCAATGGCAGGCACTCAAGCAGGGCGATGCCGGTGTCGACACGGCCGTCGAGGAGATCCTGCGCTGGACGACCCCGGCACTGCACTCGGGCCGCACGGCCACGACCGACACCGAGATCGCCGGCCGTCCGGTCCGCGCCGGAGACATCGTGACGGTGTGGAACGCCTCCGCCAACCACGACGAGCGGGTCTTCCACGACCCCGGACGGCTGCGCCTCGACCGCACCCCCAACAAGCACTGCACCTTCGCCTACGGCCCGCACTTCTGCCTGGGCGCCTACCTGGCCCGCGCGGAGATCGGAGCGGTCCTGGAGGGGCTGCGCGACCTGGTGGAGGACATGGAACGGACCGGCCCCTCCAAGCCGGTCTACTCCAACTTCCTCAGCGGC includes:
- a CDS encoding non-ribosomal peptide synthetase; its protein translation is MTRSGIADILPLSPLQEGLLFHALYDDDQAPDVYAAQQILELTGDVDPAVVRAAGQALLDRHPNLRACFRRRESAAPLQIVPADVELPWSQTDLSDSDDAERETAWRRILDEERARRFDLSRPPLLRHLLVRWTADRYRLVITNHHILLDGWSKQLLVREFTALYAGEHPTALTPPPPYRDYLGWLSRQDRAAAETTWQKAMEGVEEPTLLAPGTAARTAVLPHELVVELPEPATADAESAARNLGITLNTLVQGAWGVLLGRLTGRTDTVFGQTVTVRPPELRNVASMVGFCINTVPTRVRWDDSDTVSAFLNALQERQAALLPHQHLGLSDIRRTTGTGDLFDTLLAFESHPTAIGPGEDPVTQLTGRDATHYPLTLAVLPGRRLALRLSYRPGLYDETGARTLLDRFATVLAQLTADPSCRLGEVEALLPQEREQLTGGSARVPAHESAAPSGALTDLFARQAARTPDATAVVHGDTRLTYAELNARATELAAVMAARGAAPERLVALALPRSTDLVVAILAVLKTGAAYVPLDPQYPAERLAYMLSDSAPVLLLTTRDTAPSLPDTGVPVLTLDDHGSSPCVADLPQLTGDHLAYVIYTSGSTGRPKGVAVPHGNVTRLFESTRHLFGFGPDDVWTLFHSYAFDFSVWELWGALLHGGTLVVVPHEVSRDPHEFLRLLARERVTVLNQTPSAFGELVRADAELPRTDAELSLRHVVFGGEALDVTPVADWFTRHPEDAPALVNMYGITETTVHVTGLPLTRERCEGIGEPLPDLRAHVLDAGLRLVPPGVAGELYVAGAGLARGYLGRPGLTAGRFVADPFGGPGERMYRTGDLARRTTDGQLEYVGRADDQVKIRGFRIEPGEVEAALAAHPEVSRAVVLVRHGRLVGYAVSEGTPDPVSLRDHLARTLPEHMVPHAVVVLDRLPLTANGKLDRAALPIPAAATMVTGAGRAPRTPQEEILRGLFAGVLGLDAHQVGADDAFFDLGGDSLLAMRLTDRIRTAFGTALPVRAVFEAPTPAALAARLGETRDAHRGALLPLPGRPDPIPLSYGQQRLWFMSRLDGGHTTYTVPAALRLTGPLDRQALAEALADVVARHEPLRTLQPDVQGTPYQRILAPAEARPRLDVVRTTEAELPGLLKSAAGRRFDLSAEPPLRVTLYDLGDDTHVLLLLAHHSAVDGWSMRPLARDLESAYTARREGRAPEWPPLPVQYADFAHWQRESLGDENDPGSMMADQIDFWRSALAGIPEELPLPADHPRPAEPSGRGDRTAVALDPALHAGLADLAAAQRVTLFMVLQAGLAAVLTRLGCGTDVPIGTPVAGRSDERLDDLVGFFVNSLTLRTDTSGNPTFRELLARVRDFDLAAYAHQDVPFDLLVDAVSPERSLARHPLFQVMLAYTGHGADLVPTLPGLSVAREPVVTGAARFDLSLYLTEHRNDDGTPAGIDGVAEFSTDLFEPETARRLAHRLIHFLDAVATDPDRRIGDVDLLDEDEHARLDAWNANRGSVQPESLAEMFTRQVRQRPDAPALNDLSYAELDAKAGKLAGDLAGRGIGPGDLVAVRLPRSVDRIVALLAVALSGAAFLPVDPALPADRIDALLADARPAHVLTDLTTDGTPGEPPTGHHPYHAAYVIHTSGSTGTPKGVVVENRGLAALARTQIERFGLGPDSRVLQFSAPGFDASVMELLMAFAAGGTLVVPDVQGPLLGEELEQELTRRRITHALIPPTALATLPPSELPDLETLVVGAEACSGELVARWAPGRRMANAYGPTESTVCATIAVPLTGDQAPPIGRPVTGTRALVLDAWLRPVPPGTAGELHLAGTGVARGYLGRPGLTAARFVADPYGGPGDRMYRTGDLARWSPDRQLEYLGRADEQVKLRGFRIEPGEVEAALARDPAVAQAAVVMREDEPGERRLIAYVTTRPGHPPADPAALRRDADRLLPEYMVPSAVVVLDALPLTPNGKLDRRALPAPETPTALEAAREPRSPAERVLAELFRDLLKLPGLTLDEGFFALGGDSISSIRLVSRAAEAGVVISPRDVYEHQTVAALAAAARGPVGASNVGDADEGVGPVPFTPVMHWLVERGGPIGRLSQSVLLTVPADADAPRLTRSLQALVDHHDMLRSRLTGERSMEVGKVGSVAVVMDQRDVSGEDDLHAVVAEEFDRALGTLDPSTGAMLRAVWLDAGRDRPGRLLLVVHHLAVDGVSWRILVPDLEAAWEAVAQGREPHLPPVGTSFRAWSSMLREQACTRGAEAKLWRRLNDAPCAPFGARPLDPAKDTAATSRSLRLTLEAGVTGPLLGSVPAAFRAGPQDVLLAGLTLAVAARQDVPHVLVDVEGHGREEIAPGLELSRTVGWFTSLYPVHVDLAGLDLRDALAAGPAADGVVRRVADRTGELPDHGVGFGLLRYLNPDTAGELAQQTAPPIGFNYLGRFATAPATDSPWSFAPESPALGSGTDPGLAAAHALELNAVVHDTPAGPRLVADWSWPDGVLTESEVRELAGAWFAALTALTDRAARMAPQAPGALLSAELDADELDELAAGLEG
- a CDS encoding amino acid adenylation domain-containing protein, with product MTQPALADVLPLTPLQEGLLFHAVYEHERDAADVYLVQLVFDLEGPVDPGRLRAAWQALLDRHPNLRAAFRRRKGGAPVQVVPHRATLPWTETDVDSEVGWSRLLDADRDRGFDPATPPLIRCTLARRPDGRHRLLVTHHHILLDGWSVSVLVRELLALYKSDAELPPAPAYRTFLEWLGRQDRTAAETAWRTALEEVTEPTRLAPPDPGPGPLAQARAELPEITAAALTALARRLGVTANTLVQTAWSILLSRMTGRNDVVFGATVSGRPATLPGVESMVGLFVNTVPVRVRLRPDRSLIELLGDVQDGYVSLLDHHHLGLADIQRTTGLPELFDTLVVFENYPMDDTAPSDSLHITGTSGRDATHYPVTLVAFPGPRLRFRLAHRCDLFEDGWADAQLAHLVRILETFATHPDLPLGRLGLLDPSSDPRPDPAAEPAPAPRTLTDLWTAQATATPDAEAVRAGGTSLSYGELDARAERLAHRLTALGAGPERVVGIALPRTPDLVVAVLGVLKSGAAYLPLDPAYPKDRLAYIVEEARPVAVLATADTAEVLPAGTQLVPPDNDMTEYQEYPPQRPLPGNLAYITYTSGSTGRPKGVLTTHRNAVEFVEWTHRAFGREALRKVLFSTSLNFDVSVFEIFAPLLCGGRVELVDDLLSLTASGTDAGLISGVPSVMAGVIAERPDAAPHTVTLGGEPIPAQLREDLRAAFPAARLVNFYGPTETTIYATAWRSDEDTVEGSPPLGDPLARNRVHLLDQALRPVPDGIVGEIHLGGGGPARGYLGRPALTAERFVADPFGAPGERMYRTGDLAVRGRDGRLRFVGRADHQVKIRGFRVELGEIEAVLTAHPAVTQAAVAVRQDGRDDQQLVAYVVGDTVGDAAPDRLREHLAGTLPAHMVPATVVPLIALPRTASGKTDRTALPDPSAPAETTSVPRTPHEERLRAIVADVLGLEPSRVGIHDSFFDLGGHSLLTPRLTARIRTDLGAELPLRAVFDTPTVAGLTQRLRGGTSGAAPLEAVLPLRTRGDKEPLFCLPPASGLAWGFAGLARHLDPERPLYGLQSRGLIPGRPRTDTLRATVADHLARIREIQPEGPYHLLGYSMGGLVAYDVAATLQKEGHEVALLAMLDAFPGIWIDRGARATDRPALLRSLLGILGRPRPDDTEPLTDTRFAELVRRVPDMTASLDDAELAALVEVTAGNRRLMEEFAPTSYRGDLLFFTAAQDPDTHPERHRAWQPYVDGRVDNHDIPCVHGEMTRPGPLERIGPVLNTATHGRNPA
- a CDS encoding cytochrome P450 — protein: MTTRRTIGPEDLDTLNLADPRLHAEDELSAVWRHLRDHEPVHWNPATETAPGFWVVTRHTDVTSVYRDNTTFTSEGGNVLETLLAGGDSAAGRMLAITDGDRHRELRRVLMSAFTPSALQPVVASVRRTVDRLLREAIDKGNCDFADDVAAGIPLGAICDLLGVPEGDRAHVLSLTSSALGSHDADGTAADAWIAKSEILLYFANLARDRRDSGHADVIALLAGSKVNGFPLDDDEIMLNCYSLILGGDETARLSMVGAALALVEHPDQWQALKQGDAGVDTAVEEILRWTTPALHSGRTATTDTEIAGRPVRAGDIVTVWNASANHDERVFHDPGRLRLDRTPNKHCTFAYGPHFCLGAYLARAEIGAVLEGLRDLVEDMERTGPSKPVYSNFLSGLGSLPLALK
- a CDS encoding MbtH family protein; the protein is MSANPFDDDTLEHFVLVNDEGQHSLWPAFAEVPAGWTVVHGRAPRQECLEYVEQHWTDMRPKSLIRAMGE